The Streptomyces sp. NBC_00775 genome includes the window TTCCCGCCGAACAGATCGTCCGGAACGGGCTCCGGCACGTGATCGTCCTCGGGCGGCGGCGGGGGCTCTTCCTCGTGGGCCCGTGAGGGCTTGAGGTCCGCCAGGAAGCTGTCATCAAAGAGGCTGCTCATCGCTCTCCGAGTCTAGGCCGCCCCACTGACAGCCCGCCGCCACCCTGAAAACTCGACCGGAAGTCGTGACGCGGCTCAGGAACCCAGGATCTTCCGGTGCCGGCCGCCGGCACCCTCCCACCCCCCCCAGAACCGTTCCGTCACGTTCGGTGACGGTCGGTGACGGTCGCCGCCTTGCCAGGCAGCCCGGCTTCGGCGGCGTACGGCTGCCCGCTGTCGCGCGAGAGCCGACGCGGCATCCGATCGTGACCGACCGGAAACTAACGCCCGGAGCGGGGCGGACGTCACTACTCCTGACAAGTCGCCATAGATCATTCCGGATTGACCGCGCGGGGTGACGCCCAGGGCAAAGGTCACGAAAATGTATCGGGCATATCGCACATCAACCTTCACACGGGCCACACGAGTTGGCTAGCGTGCCGGGCAGGCCGCTCGACCCGCACCGGCGAACATCGCCGGGCCGTGCGGCCTCCGCCGAGTTCGGCGCGCCCTCGCGGCAGCCGGAGCCGGGGACCCAACCGACCTTGGGGTGAATCGGTCCACCTGCCTTGTGGGGCAAGGACCGTAGGGCAAACCTTCCGGAACCACCCGCCCGAACCCGACAGCTAACTCGGTAGGCGGATGACGGAAGGAGTCGCCTCTCTTGGCGTCGCATCGCACACCGCGTCCTACGGGTACGCGCGTAGCAGGCATACGGACCCCCGCCGCCCTGGCGACGGCGGCGCTCACCTCGGTGGCCCTGCTCTCCCAGACGGCGAACGCCGCGCCCTCGGCCGAGCCGAGGCCGAGCCTCGAAGAAGTCGAGAAGAAGGTCAACGACCTTTACCACCAGGCCGAGACGGCCACCGAGAAGTACAACGCGGCGAAGGAGAAGACCTCCAAGCAGCGCAAGAAGGTCGACAGCCTCCTCGACGACGTCGCCAAGCGCACCGAGAAGCTCAACACCTCGCGCGAGGAGCTGGGTTCGTTCGCGGCGGCGCAGTACCGCACCGGGGCCGCCGCCCCCGACACCGCGACCCTCCTGCTCGCCGACGACCCGCAGGACTACTTCGACCAGACCCAGCTGATGAGCCGCCTGACCACCCGCCAGAAGGCGGCCGTCGACGACTACATCACGGAGCAGGCCGCCACGACGAAGAAGCGCGCGGAGGCCTCCAAGAGCCTGCAGACGCTGACCACCTCGCAGAGCGCGCTCAAGACGTCCAAGGCAGACGTCCAGAAGAAGCTCTCCGCGGCCCGCGAACTGCTCTCGGACCTGACCGCCGAGGAGAAGGCGCGGCTCGCGGCGATCGAGAAGAAGAAGCAGGAGGAGGCCGACCGCAAGGCGGCCGAGCTGGCACAGCAGCAGGCGGCCGCGCAGAAGGCGGCGGCTGCGAAGGCGGCCCAGCAGGAGTCGTCGTCGAGCTCGACCACCACGGACTCCTCGTACGCCACCAAGGCCGCCAAGGCCATCGCCTTCGCCCGCGCCCAGATCGGCAAGCCGTATGTCTGGGGCGCGACGGGCCCGGGCTCGTACGACTGCTCCGGACTCACCCAGGCCGCCTGGAAGGCCGCCGGCGTCACACTGCCGCGCGTCACGACCGACCAGGTGAACGCGGGCACGACGGTCTCCCTCTCCGACGCCCAGCCCGGTGACCTGGTCTTCTTCTACGACGACGTCAGCCACGTGGGTCTCTACATCGGCAACGGCATGATGATCCACGCGCCGAAGCCGGGTGCGTACGTCCGCGAGGAGTCGATCTACTACGGCGGGACCTCGATCATCCACAGC containing:
- a CDS encoding C40 family peptidase, producing the protein MASHRTPRPTGTRVAGIRTPAALATAALTSVALLSQTANAAPSAEPRPSLEEVEKKVNDLYHQAETATEKYNAAKEKTSKQRKKVDSLLDDVAKRTEKLNTSREELGSFAAAQYRTGAAAPDTATLLLADDPQDYFDQTQLMSRLTTRQKAAVDDYITEQAATTKKRAEASKSLQTLTTSQSALKTSKADVQKKLSAARELLSDLTAEEKARLAAIEKKKQEEADRKAAELAQQQAAAQKAAAAKAAQQESSSSSTTTDSSYATKAAKAIAFARAQIGKPYVWGATGPGSYDCSGLTQAAWKAAGVTLPRVTTDQVNAGTTVSLSDAQPGDLVFFYDDVSHVGLYIGNGMMIHAPKPGAYVREESIYYGGTSIIHSVVRPA